ATCCGGATATTCCGGCAGCACGTTTTTCGCCATCATGCCGTTCATCCCCGCAATTTCCCGGTCGGTTAACCATCGCAGCAAATCGAAATCGTGAATGAGCAAATCGACGATCGGGCCGCCGTTTTGTTCCTTTGCGAAATGCCAGGGCTCTCTTGCTGCCGGCGACAGCCGGTGCGGCTTGCGCATCGTGATGCTGACGATTTTGCCGAGCCGCCCTTCGTCGATGGTTTGCTTTAGCGTATAAATCGACCGGCTATCCCGCGAGGTAAGCAGCATGCCGACCTCAATGCTTCCGCGGGCGATCACGCCCTCCAGCCTGCCGAGCCCTTCCCGGCTCGTAACGAGCGGCTTATCGAGCATGACCGGCTTCCCGTGCTTCTCGCACATTTCGATCACATCGATTTTTTCGTTATTAACCGCCGCGCATCCGACAACGCCTACTTCGGGGGTCAGCAATCGCTCCGGATTGTCAGTCAGCGGGACGCCGAACGAATCCGCCAATGCAGCCGCGACCGGCGATTCGTCCGGTTCGCAAATTCCCGCGCAGCGATAGCCCAAGGCGAGCATCTCGCGAATAAAGAGGCCGATATGGGCATGACGGCAGCCGATGACGGCAAAAGCCTTGTTATTCACGGCCGCCCTCCTTTCCCTCGCAAGCTTCATAAATAACCGTTCCGCCCGAAACCGTTTGTACGATGTCGAAAGGCCGGTCCTGACCGGAACGATACAAGATAAAATCGGCGGGCGAGCCGGCTTCCAGCCTGCCGATGCCCTGCCGGTCCAATCCGAAGAGCGCGGCCGGGTTCAGCGTCGCCATCCGCACGGCTTCATCCAGTGAGCAGACGTTCGCGCGGACCGCCCTTTCCATGCCGATGTGCAGAGGCGTGGCGGCCCCCGCCAAAATATCGCGGGTATGGGCCACGTGCAGCAGCCCGTCTTCTTCCAAGATCACATCGTCGTTAAATCCCGTCGCGTAACGGCCCGGAGGCAGGCCAGCCAAGTGAACCGCGTCGCTGGTCAGAATGGCTTTGTCTCCTTTGACGCGGATCATGCACTTCAGCGTCGAATCCGGCAGATGGTGGCCGTCGGGAATCAATCCGGCCCACAATCGGTCGTCCGCCAGCTGCGCCCAAATATAATTCGGATGCCGTTTAAGATAAGGATGTGCGCCGTTTCCCAGGTGGGTGCTCATGGAAGCGCCGGCGTCCACGGCCTGGCGGATCTGCTCTTCGGAAGCGCCGGTGTGGCCGATCGCGGCAACGATGCCCATACGCTTCAGCATCCGGATGAACGCGATGGCGCCCGGCTTTTCCGGAGCCAGCGTCACCTTGCAAATTTTTCCGCCGGCCGCATCGTACCATTCCATAAATTCCGCCTCGTCGGGGTCTCTCACCCAATCCTTGTTGTGAGCTCCCCTCGGCCCGTCTTCCGCGCTTATAAACGGCCCTTCCACATGGATGCCGATAACCGCGCGGTTCACCGTCGGATCGGCGGCGCAGGCGGCCGCGATCGTCCGGATGCCGTGGAGCATCCGGTCCTTCGGTCCGGTCACGACGGTCGGGCAAAAACGGGTGACGCCTCCCCGGTAAAGCTGCTTGACCACTTCGCGAACCGTCTCCGTCGTGATCCGGCGATCATTCAAATCATGTCCGCCGATCCCGTTCACCTGAATGTCGATCAGCCCGGGTGCGATCGACAGCTGCGCCGCTTCGTCCGTTTCCGCGATATCCGCGATGGTGCCGTTTGCAACGTCAACCTTCACGGTCCGTCCGGTTTGCCAATGCCGCGCCGTAAACACCGTTTCCATCCCTTATCCTCGCCTCCTCGCCTGGCGTCAATCGTTTTTCACAAAAGCGGCGGACTCGCGGTCCAGGACAAGCGTCCAATCGGCATGCGTCTTCAGGATCGATGCGGGCACTTCCGGCCGAACGCCGCTCTCCAGCGCCAGCTTGACCGCGTTCGCCTTCACCCCGTGAGGCACGGCGGAAACGATGGTCCTGCTCTCCATAATTTGGTGGACGGACATGGAAATAGCCTGTACCGGCACCTCGCTCACCGACGGGAACCATCCTTCACGCACCTGCTGAAGCTTGCACGCTTCATCGAGGCTGACGACGATGTACGGCTCTTTGCGGCCGAAATCGGCCGGCGGATCGTTGAAGGCGATATGCGCGTTTTCCCCGATTCCGATAAGGGCGAGATCGACCGGGGCCTTGGCGAGCTCTTCCGACAGCCGCTTCATCTTGTCCTCGTATTCGCCTTCGCCGTCGACAAAATAGGCGTTTTTCAACGGTACCCTGCTCGTAAAGCGCTCCTTCAAATATTTGCGGAAGCTTGCCAAATGCTCTTCGGTAATGCCGATATATTCATCCAAATGAAACATGTCCACTTTCGTCCAATCCACGTTCTGCTTCCGGAGCTCATCCAGCGTTTCGAATTGCGATGCGCCGGTCGAGAGCGCGATTCGCGCGCCGCCGCGCGCCGCAATCGCCTTATTGATCGCTTCCGCCGCAAGACGGGCGGCTTCCCTCCCGAGCTCCTGCGGATTTTCCGTCACCATAATGTTCATTGCGGCTCCTCCATCGTAAACAATAGTAATCGATTTCTAAAACGTCGATGCTTTATCCCTTTTCCTTCCGAACGAACGGGCCGGAATTTGCGAAAATAAAATTCGTTGCTATAATACAAACAGACAGAAATCGATTACGATCATCATAAAACATATTTGGAGACTATTCAATGAAAAAAACGATAACGATTCACGACATCGCCCGAATAGCGCAGGTTTCCTCTGCAACCGTTTCCAGAGTGCTCAGCAACAGCACCTATCCGGTCAGTCACGCCATGCGGGAAAAAATTTTAAAAACCGCCTCCGAGCTGAAATATATTCCGAATCAGCTGGGCAAGCAGCTGAAAACGAATACCAACATGACGCTCGGCGTCATCATCCCGTCGATCACCAACCCTTTTTATTCGTCTGTTATTTCGGGGATCGAGGAGATCGCCGTCGATCACGGCTACCATGTCCTGCTCTGCAATGCCAGGCAGGATCCGAAGCTTGAGGAACAGTTCATGAAGACCATTTTCGAAAAACAGATCAAAGGACTCATTATCTCGTCCATTTCCAATAACACCAAGCTTTTGAAGCAGCTCATCGATTTGGGGCTGAACGTCATTGCGCTGGATCAGGATATCGACGAGAAGGAAGTATCCCGCATCGAGTTCGATTTCCGCAAAGGCGGATATATGGCGGCGACGTATTTGATCGGCAAGGGGCATCGGAATATCGCTTATGTCACTTCTCCCCTCGACCGTCCGAGCCGCAAAAGCACCTGCCAAGGATACTTGGATGCCATGCGCCAGTTTGGACTGGAGCCTGTGGTCGAAGAAGCCGGCGCGGAATCGAAAGCCGCTTATGACGGCATTTACGAGTTCGACAACGGCAAGCGGTTGACGGGCAGGCT
This genomic window from Paenibacillus humicola contains:
- a CDS encoding Gfo/Idh/MocA family protein — encoded protein: MNNKAFAVIGCRHAHIGLFIREMLALGYRCAGICEPDESPVAAALADSFGVPLTDNPERLLTPEVGVVGCAAVNNEKIDVIEMCEKHGKPVMLDKPLVTSREGLGRLEGVIARGSIEVGMLLTSRDSRSIYTLKQTIDEGRLGKIVSITMRKPHRLSPAAREPWHFAKEQNGGPIVDLLIHDFDLLRWLTDREIAGMNGMMAKNVLPEYPDFYDTAAVQVRMEGNILAQLYTDWHTPETCWAFGDCRIFVSGTEGCAELRLYGDPSVAMEELMFVQTNSEKLHRVELQSPAVTVIEDFLNRIEGKPYRISHQDLLLASRAAIEADEQALRIRSI
- a CDS encoding LacI family DNA-binding transcriptional regulator → MKKTITIHDIARIAQVSSATVSRVLSNSTYPVSHAMREKILKTASELKYIPNQLGKQLKTNTNMTLGVIIPSITNPFYSSVISGIEEIAVDHGYHVLLCNARQDPKLEEQFMKTIFEKQIKGLIISSISNNTKLLKQLIDLGLNVIALDQDIDEKEVSRIEFDFRKGGYMAATYLIGKGHRNIAYVTSPLDRPSRKSTCQGYLDAMRQFGLEPVVEEAGAESKAAYDGIYEFDNGKRLTGRLLDRSDRPTAIFACNDMTAFGIINELTSQGLSVPQDVSVVGFDGIEFGRMITPALTTVKQPDYEMGRMACGMLMDMMNGNKKPYLNFMLQPELIERSSVAARAD
- the nagA gene encoding N-acetylglucosamine-6-phosphate deacetylase; the encoded protein is METVFTARHWQTGRTVKVDVANGTIADIAETDEAAQLSIAPGLIDIQVNGIGGHDLNDRRITTETVREVVKQLYRGGVTRFCPTVVTGPKDRMLHGIRTIAAACAADPTVNRAVIGIHVEGPFISAEDGPRGAHNKDWVRDPDEAEFMEWYDAAGGKICKVTLAPEKPGAIAFIRMLKRMGIVAAIGHTGASEEQIRQAVDAGASMSTHLGNGAHPYLKRHPNYIWAQLADDRLWAGLIPDGHHLPDSTLKCMIRVKGDKAILTSDAVHLAGLPPGRYATGFNDDVILEEDGLLHVAHTRDILAGAATPLHIGMERAVRANVCSLDEAVRMATLNPAALFGLDRQGIGRLEAGSPADFILYRSGQDRPFDIVQTVSGGTVIYEACEGKEGGRE
- a CDS encoding 6-phosphogluconolactonase yields the protein MNIMVTENPQELGREAARLAAEAINKAIAARGGARIALSTGASQFETLDELRKQNVDWTKVDMFHLDEYIGITEEHLASFRKYLKERFTSRVPLKNAYFVDGEGEYEDKMKRLSEELAKAPVDLALIGIGENAHIAFNDPPADFGRKEPYIVVSLDEACKLQQVREGWFPSVSEVPVQAISMSVHQIMESRTIVSAVPHGVKANAVKLALESGVRPEVPASILKTHADWTLVLDRESAAFVKND